The following are encoded together in the Choloepus didactylus isolate mChoDid1 chromosome 7, mChoDid1.pri, whole genome shotgun sequence genome:
- the LOC119539068 gene encoding LOW QUALITY PROTEIN: butyrophilin subfamily 2 member A2-like (The sequence of the model RefSeq protein was modified relative to this genomic sequence to represent the inferred CDS: deleted 2 bases in 1 codon): protein MEPAVSQHFALLDPVLFFLLLSLFAQVSAQFTVVGPADPVLAMVGESSTLHCHLSPERNAEAMEVRWFRSQFSPAVFVYKGGRERLEEQMEEYRGRTTFVSNDINKGRVALIISNVTAHENGFYRCYFQEGRSYDEAILHLLVAGLGSKPLVEMKGHEDWGIRLECTSAGWYPEPHAVWKDPDGKIVPALEEAYTASADGLFTVTLAVIIRDYSMRNMSCSVNNTLLSQSKETGIFIPESFMPSLSPWMVALAVILPALILFMAGGFYFLKKLQKEKEILSVEKETEHEEKEIAHKELGKERVEKEKERQIKEQLQEELRWRRTLLHAADVVLDPDTAHPELYLSEDRRSVIRGPSRQNVPDNPERFDCRPCVLGGESFTSGRHYWEVEVENVRVWAVGVCRDSVERKGEALLVPQNGFWILELFGNKYRALSSPKIVIALKERLCQVGVFLDYEAGDISFYNMKNRSHIYTCPRSPFSGPLRPFFRLGSDDFPLSICPAFVGAQGVTVPEDGLILHPSQ from the exons ATGGAGCCAGCTGTTTCCCAGCACTTCGCTCTGCTAGACCCcgttctcttcttcctcctcctcagctTGTTTGCACAGGTCTCAG CCCAGTTTACTGTCGTGGGGCCTGCCGATCCAGTCCTGGCCATGGTGGGGGAAAGCAGCACATTACACTGCCACCTGTCACCCGAAAGAAACGCTGAGGCCATGGAGGTGCGGTGGTTCCGGtctcagttctcccctgctgtatTCGTGTACAAGGGCGGGCGAGAAAGGCTAGAGGAGCAGATGGAGGAGTACCGAGGAAGAACAACCTTTGTGAGCAATGACATCAACAAGGGGCGCGTGGCACTGATCATAAGCAACGTCACAGCCCATGAAAATGGCTTCTACCGCTGCTATTTCCAAGAAGGCAGATCCTACGATGAGGCCATTTTA CACCTCTTGGTGGCAG GCCTGGGCTCGAAGCCACTCGTTGAAATGAAGGGCCACGAGGACTGGGGTATCCGGCTGGAGTGCACCTCTGCTGGGTGGTACCCAGAGCCCCACGCAGTGTGGAAGGACCCTGACGGTAAGATTGTGCCTGCCCTGGAGGAGGCTTACACTGCCAGTGCCGATGGCCTCTTCACAGTCACCTTGGCGGTGATTATCAGAGACTACTCCATGAGAAACATGTCCTGCTCAGTCAATAACACCCTGCTCAGCCAGTCGAAGGAAACTGGAATATTCATTCCAG AATCCTTCATGCCCAGCCTATCTCCCTGGATGGTGGCCCTGGCTGTCATCCTGCCTGCTCTGATCCTCTTCATGGCTGGGGGCTTCTATTTCTTGAAGAAActccagaaggaaaaagagattcTGTCAGTGGAAAAAGAGACTgaacatgaagaaaaagaaattgcgCATAAGGAACTGGGGAAAGAACGtgtggaaaaagagaaagaacgtCAAATAAAAG agCAACTTCAAGAAGAATTGC GATGGAGAAGAACCCTCCTACATGCTG CTGATGTGGTCCTGGACCCAGACACTGCTCATCCTGAGCTCTATTTGTCCGAGGACCGGAGAAGTGTGATTCGGGGCCCCTCGCGGCAGAATGTTCCCGACAACCCAGAGAGATTCGACTGTCGGCCTTGTGTCCTAGGCGGGGAGAGCTTCACCTCAGGAAGACATTACTGGGAAGTGGAGGTCGAAAACGTGAGGGTGTGGGCTGTGGGGGTCTGTAGAGACAGTgttgagagaaaaggagaggctTTACTGGTTCCTCAGAACGGCTTCTGGATCTTGGAGCTGTTTGGAAACAAATACCGTGCCCTGTCCTCCCCTAAGATAGTTATTGCCCTGAAAGAGCGCCTTTGCCAGGTGGGTGTTTTCCTGGACTATGAAGCTGGAGACATCTCCTTCTACAACATGAAGAACAGATCGCACATCTACACGTGCCCCCGCTCACCCTTTTCTGGGCCCTTGCGGCCCTTCTTCAGACTAGGTTCAGATGACTTCCCCCTCTCCATCTGCCCAGCGTTCGTAGGGGCTCAGGGGGTCACAGTGCCTGAGGACGGCCTGATCCTTCACCCCAGCCAGTAG